CCGCGTCAGCCATAATTCCGCAAAAATCACAAGAAGCGCATAGATGCCAAATGCCATCCATGTACCGGTGACCACATCAATCTGTCCATACAGCCCGAATCCATACGAATAAAAGATAGTCGTCGCAATGACGGATTCAGCGATGTATGTGGTCAGTGACATACGGCCGGTTTTTGCCAGCGGGCGAAGCAATTTATGAATGTATACATTCTGTGCAAGCAGGGCAATCACTGCGGCATACCCGACAGCAACGAGCGGCCCGCCGATGAAATCCTGTAAATATTGCGTGAAATAATCCGCCTGCCAGAGGAACGGCAGGAACTTCAGCAGCAAACCGGCACCTAGACCGATTACCGCAAGAGCTGTCCATAATTTCCATAGCCGCTTCGCCTGTTCAATGAGGCGTAACTTCCCGGCCGCGGCACCGATCAGCATATACGGCAAAATGGTCACTGTGAAGAACAGAGCATTGCCTAAATTATTTGTGTTGTACCAATCAGCAAAGCGTTGCATGAAAATATCTGAATAAGACCCTTGTGCATATGCCTCATAGGAACTGATCACTTCTTCGATGCCGGTATAGAAAGGTGCCCCGGACGTTGCTGCCATGTAAGAAGCAA
Above is a genomic segment from Planococcus lenghuensis containing:
- a CDS encoding DUF418 domain-containing protein, whose protein sequence is MKLQPVALDERIDAIDMMRGFALLGIFVVNMLAFHTPFSYIDSYSFFEAPADRAAFKYIDVFVQTSFYPLFSMLFGYGLAIQFMRAEKRGQAFLPLAVRRLLVLLVFGMIHAFLIWYGDILITYALLGFLLIFLLRLPAVALLVSAILIYAVPHTMFLLASYMAATSGAPFYTGIEEVISSYEAYAQGSYSDIFMQRFADWYNTNNLGNALFFTVTILPYMLIGAAAGKLRLIEQAKRLWKLWTALAVIGLGAGLLLKFLPFLWQADYFTQYLQDFIGGPLVAVGYAAVIALLAQNVYIHKLLRPLAKTGRMSLTTYIAESVIATTIFYSYGFGLYGQIDVVTGTWMAFGIYALLVIFAELWLTRFKQGPLEMLWRKVTYGTKKSTPSGS